GTCCCGATGAACGGCACCGGCGCCACCACCGGCGCCACCACCGGCAAGGCCGAGCCGCGGGCCGATCTGCTGGCGCTCACCCCGGACACCCTGGCCGCACTGGCCAACCGGGGCCTGGTCAAGCGCGCCGCCAAGGAACTGGAGTCCGGTGCCGGACCGGAGGTCGACCGCGCGGCGGACGGCACCGTCAGCGGCCGTCACCCGGACGGCACGCTGACCGAACTGCCGCCCGGGCTCGGACTGGACGCGGCGCGCTGCAGCTGCGGGGCGGCCGGAGTCTGCCGACACCGCATCGGCCTGGTCCTCGCCTACCAGCGGGAGGCCGCCGCGGCCTACCGGCGCGAGGCCGCCGCGCACCCGGAGGCCGGGCCGACCAGGTCCGGCGCCGCCCCGGCCCCGGACGGGCCGCCGTTCACCGCCTGGTCCCCCGCCGAGTTCGACGACGCCGCGCTCACCGCCGCGCTGGGCCGCACCGCCGTGGCCGGCGCCCGGCGCAGCCTGGACCGGGGGTACTCGGCGGTACTGCACCGGGCCACCCCCGAGCAGCCGGCGCCCCGGGCCGAACTGCCGACCTGCACCGTGCGGTTCCCGGTCCCGCACGAGCTCGGCTATGCGCTCACCGATGCCGCCGCGCCGCTGCGCGGCGAGGTGGTGGCCCTCGCGGTCTGGGCCTTCCGCGCCGCCGAGGCTGCGGACGGCCCTGCGGACGACCCTGCGGACGGCCCTGCGGGCGCCGGGGCCACCACCACCGTGACCGTCGGCGGCCGGACCGCCCCGGCTGCCGCCGGCGACGCGGAGGCGGCGCTGGACGCCGCGCTCGCGCTGGCCGACCGACTGCTGCTGGAGGGCGTCGCCCAGGCCGGCCCGGTGTTCACCGGCGTCCTGGACCGGGCCCGGGAGGCGCTGACCGCCGCCGCCTGCCACTGGCCCGCCGCCGCCCTGGCCGAGCTGAGCGGCCAGCTCTCCGACTACGCCGCCCGGGACGCCGGTTACCGGGCCGAGCGCTACGCGCTGCTGCTCACCGAGCTGCACGCGCGCCGCCGGGCCGGCGCCGTCGACCCGGTCGCGGTGCTCGGCACCCGGGAGGCCGGGGAGACGCCGCTGCGCCGGGTCCGGCTGGTCGCGCTCGGCTGCAGGATCGGCGGCAGCGGCCGCAGGCGCACCGCCGACGTCTTCCTCGCCCACCCGGTCGCCGGGATCGCCCTGGTCCTGCACCGGCGCTGGGACCTCGCCGAGGCCGACCCCGGCACCGGTCACGAGCTGGGCGCCCGCCGGGTGCTGGGCTCCCCGCTGCGGGCGCTGGCCGCCGCCAACGTGGTCAGCGAGCACACCTCGCGCAGCGCCGGACGCGCCGTCAGCATCGGCCGGGGCCGGATCGCGGCCACCAGTGTCACCCCGGTCGGCACGGCCTGGGCCGAGCTCCCGGACAGTCTGCTGGTGCGCGACCTGGCGGAGCACCTCCGGCCGTGGGCGGACCGCCCGCCGCAGCTGGTCCGGCCCCGGGTGGAGGCCGAGGCGGTACGGGTGCTCGCCGTCGAGGCGGTCGAGCACGTCGGCTACGACCCGGCCGCCCAGCAGCTGGAGGCCCTGGTCCGCGACCCGTCCGGGCACCGGGCCCTGGTCCGGGCCGACTACAACCCCCACTGCCCCGGCGGGTTGGACGCGCTGGCGGCGGCCCTCGGCGGCGACGGGGTGCGCTTCGTCAGCGGCTCGCTGCGACGGGAGGGCGGCGGTGTCGTGCTCGACCCGCTCGCGGTACTGGGCGACGACGGCCTGGTCGTCCCGGACCTCGCCCCCGGCGACGGTGCGGCCGACCTGACCGCCGCGCCGCAGCGAGCGGTCGACGAGGTCACCGGAGCGCTGGAGGCCGCACTCGCCGCGCTGGCCGGGGCCGCCCACCGGGGGCTGCGCCACCTCGGCGGCGCGGACCACGAACGGATCGCGGGCTGTGCCGACCGGCTGCACCGCGCCGGGCTGCACACGGCGGCCGGACTGGTCCGCGACTGCACCGGGCCCCGGCGGCGCGCGGGCACGGACGCCGCCGGCGCCGCCTGGGTCGAGGCGCAGCTCCACCTGCTGGTCGCGCTCGAACTGCACCAGGAGCAGGGCTGATCGAAGGGGCGGGGCCGGTGGGCCTCAGTGCGGGAAGACCCGGGGCGGGCGCTGCCGGGGCAGGGTGTCCCGGAACTCCTCGATGATGGTGCTGATCTGCCGGGTCAGCACCGTCTGCTCCAGCCGGGGCAGGTAGCGGTTGCGCTCGGCCAGGCCGACCGCGTCCACCGTGAAGTACACCGCCATCAGCGGATTGACGAACAGTCGGCTGCCGCTGGTGCGCTCGGTGAACCGGACGTCGCCGAAGTCGCCGCGCACTGCGGCGGCGACCGAGCCGTTCACGATGCTGGGGTGGCTCGGCGTGGAGGCCTGGGCATGGGCCACGGCGTCCAGGTAGAGCGCGCCCTCGCGGCTGTCCCTGGGCAGCGAGAAGGCGCCGAGGTAGGCACCGTCGCGATCCAGCGCGGCCAGGTTCTCCAGCACCAGCGAGTGGTTGACGCCGTGGTAGGCGTCCACGCCGAAGCCCAGGCAGCAGACCAGCCGGTGCTCGATCTCCGGCATCCCGTACACGGCCGCGAGGCTGGCCATGTCCTCCTCCGGCGTGCCGAGCCCGGCCTCGTCGCCGGTCATCAGGATGTCCGTGCCGCCGTCGACCAGCACGATCGCGTCCACCCCGCCGAGCCGGGCGACCAGCGCGCGGTAGGCGGCGCGCAGCGGCTGGACCCCGGCGCGGTTGAAGGCGTAGACGGTGGGCGGCAGCCCGTGCAGCTCCAGCCAGCGGGCGAGGGTGCGCTCGGGGAAGTAGTCGCCCCTGGCCTCGGTCCCCGGCCCGATCTCGGCCACGTCAGGATCCAACCAGACGTCCTGGTCCAGGCCGTAGAGGTCGACGAAGGAGAGGTTGGCCAGGGCCACCTCCTTCCCGGCGGCGCGCAGCGCGAGCGCCAGCGGCAGCCCCGCGTACACGTCGAATCCGCCGCCCGCGCCGGCGACCAGCACCCGCCGGGCGTCGCGCAGCCGGGTGAACAGCGGCGGCTCGTGAAGGGAGAACATCAGCTCACCGTAGCGAGCGGCCCCGGGACGGGCGAGCGAAATCCGGTGCCGTCCCGCTTCCGACCTGCTTCCACTCCACTTCCACCGGGGCCCGAGCCCCGGCCCCCCGACGAGCTCCCGCCGCTCGACGACATCCTCGCCCAGGAGACGCAGAGCGGCCCCCGCTTCAGCCGGGCCTCTCACGCCGTGGTGTCCACCGTGATGATGCAGCAGTCGCGCGGTTCGAGCCCGATGCCCTGAGC
The Streptacidiphilus albus JL83 genome window above contains:
- a CDS encoding DUF1152 domain-containing protein, yielding MFSLHEPPLFTRLRDARRVLVAGAGGGFDVYAGLPLALALRAAGKEVALANLSFVDLYGLDQDVWLDPDVAEIGPGTEARGDYFPERTLARWLELHGLPPTVYAFNRAGVQPLRAAYRALVARLGGVDAIVLVDGGTDILMTGDEAGLGTPEEDMASLAAVYGMPEIEHRLVCCLGFGVDAYHGVNHSLVLENLAALDRDGAYLGAFSLPRDSREGALYLDAVAHAQASTPSHPSIVNGSVAAAVRGDFGDVRFTERTSGSRLFVNPLMAVYFTVDAVGLAERNRYLPRLEQTVLTRQISTIIEEFRDTLPRQRPPRVFPH